The genomic region TTGTGGCTCTCGAGCCCCGGGTAGGTCACCCAGCTCACCGCGGGGTGCTTTTCCAGGTACTTGGCCATGGCAAGCGCGTTCTCGCTGTGGCGCTGCATGCGCAAAGGCAGGGTCTCAAGCCCCAGGTTGAACAAAAAGGCGTTCATCGGCGCCGGGCAGGAGCCCAGGTCGCGCATGAGCTGCACCCGCGCCTTGACGATGTAGGCCAGCTTGCCGAAAGTCTCCAGGTACTTGAGGCCGTGGTAGCTGGAGTCCGGCTCCGTCATCTCGGGGTACTTGCCGTTGCCCCAGTCGAAGTTGCCGCTGTCGATGATGACCCCGCCGACGCTGGTGGCGTGGCCGTCGATGTACTTGGTGGCGGAGTGAATGACGATGTCCGCGCCGTGGTCGAAGGGACGGCAGAGATAGGGTGTCGGGAAGGTGTTGTCGATGATGAGCGGCACCTGCATCTTCTTGGCTATGCGGGAGAACTTCTCGAAGTCGAGCACGTTCAGCCCGGGGTTCCCTATGGTCTCGCCGAAAAGGGCGCGGGTCTCGGGGCGGAAGGCGGCCACGATGGCGGCCTCGTCGGCCTCGGGATCGACGAAGGTGACCTCGATCCCCATCTTCGGGAAGGTGTTGGCGAAGAGCGAGTAGGTCCCGCCGTACAGGGTGCTGGCGGCGACCACGTGCTGCCCGGCGCGGCAGATGTTCATGATGGCCATGCTGGTGGCGGCCTGTCCGCTGGAAGTGGCCATGGCGGCGACGCCCCCTTCCATGGCCGCTATCTTGGATTCGAAACCCTCTGCGGTCGGGTTGCTGAGCCTGGTGTAGAAATGTCCCCCCACCTCGAGGTCGAACAGTTTCGCCACGTGCTCCGCGCTGGAGAACTTGAAGGTCGTGCTCTGGTAGATCGGCAGGATCCTGGGATCTCCGTCCTTGGGGGCGTATCCCTCCTGGATCGCCTGAGTCTCGATGCGCCAATCCTTTTTCATGTTTCCCTCCTGTGAAAATCAGATGCCGAAATGCAGGGCGGTATCATAGCAGATTGCCCCGCCGTTTGCAGGGAAATATTAAAGACGGCCGCCGCCAAGGCCCCCGCGCGGGGAATACGCCTTGCCGCTGTTTCCGTAATGTGCTAATAAAGCTGAGATCAAAATCAAGGAGGGGATGATGCCCGTCGCCGATAAGATATCCGGTTTCATTGCGAAATCATCGTGGATCAGGAAGATGTTCGAGGAAGGTGAGAAGCTGCGCGCCGAGTTCGGAGCCGACAAGGTCTACGACTTCACCCTGGGTAACCCCGACGTGGAGCCCCCGCAGCCCTTCCGCGACGAATTCCAGAAGCTCGCCAAGGCGCCCGTCCCCGGCATGCACCGCTACATGAACAACGCCGGGTACCTTGAGACGAGAAACGCCGTCGCGCGCATGCTCTCCGCCGCCTCAGATCTCCCGGTGCAGGGGAGCCAGGTGGTGATGACCTGCGGCGCGGGGGGTGCACTCAACGTGGTGCTGAAGACTATCCTGAACCCTGGCGACGAGGTGATCATCCTCACCCCGTACTTCGTCGAATACCGCTTCTACATCGACAACCACGGCGGCGTCCCGGTCGAGGTCTGGACCGACCGCGATACCTTCCAGCTCGATATCGCCGCCATAGGCGCCGCGATCAACGAGAAGACCCGCGCCATCATCATCTGCTCCCCCAACAACCCCACCGGGGTCATCTACCCCGCGGAGAGCCTCGCCGCTCTCGGCGCGCTGGTGGCCGGCAAGGAGAAGGAACTCGGGCGGCAGATCTGCGTCATCTCCGACGAACCCTACGCCCGGATCAGTTACGAGGGGAAGGGGGTGCCAAACATCTTCCGCTACGTCGCCAACTCCGTCATCGTCACCTCGCACTCGAAGGACTTGGCCCTTCCCGGCGAGCGCATAGGTTACCTCGCCGCGAACCCGAGGATGAAGGACGTGGAGCAGTTCATGGAAGGGGCCGTCTTCTCCAACCGCGTGCTCGGCTTCGTCAACGCGCCGGCGCTGATGCAACGGCTCGTGGCCGGGCTGCAGCACGTCTCCGTGGACATCAACGCCTACCAGGAAAAGCGCGACCTCCTCTACGAATCGCTCACCAAGCTCGGCTTTAAGATGGTGAAGCCGGACGGCGCCTTCTACTTCTTCCCCAAATCGCCTCTTGCCGACGACATCGAGTTCGTGAAGCTGGCCCAGAAGCACCGCATCCTGCTGGTCCCCGGCGCAGGCTTCGGCGCCCCCGGCTACTTCCGTATCGCCTACTGCGTAGACAAGGGGATGATCGAGCGGAGCCTCCCGGCCTGGGCGGAACTCGCACGCGAAGCGGGGCTCGCCGGTTGAGCGTTGCGCTGCGGAGCACCCTCCCGGAGGCAAGGACCACCATGACCGAGACCATACTGATAGTTGACGACGAAGAGGGGATCCGTTCCTCCCTGGCCGGCATCCTCGAAGACGAGGGATACCGGACCGTCTGCGCCGCCGACGGCGTCGAAGCGCTCGCGCTCTGCGCAAAGGAGCTGCCCGGGCTCGTGCTTTTGGACATCTGGATGCCCAAGATGGACGGCATCGAGACGCTGCAGCGCCTGAAGGAAGCGCACCCGTTCCTGAACGTCATCATGATGAGCGGCCACGGCACCATCGAGACGGCGGTGAAATCGACCAAGCTCGGCGCCTACGACTTCATCGAAAAGCCGCTTTCGCTGGAGAAGGTGGTGGTCACGGTGGAAAACGCCCTGGCGATGAACCGCCTGAAGGAGGAGAACGCCGCCCTGCGCGACCAGGTGCAGCAGGGGCACGAGATGATCGGGAATTCCCTGGCCATGCTGCAGCTATCCGAGCAGATCCGCCTCGTCGCCCGGACCAACGCCTCGGTGCTGATCACCGGCGAGAACGGGACCGGCAAGGAGCTCGTGGCCCGCTCGGTCCATTTCCACAGCCTGCGCCGCGACAAGCCCTTCATCGAGATCAACTGCGCCGCCATCCCCGAGGAGCTGATTGAAAGCGAGCTCTTCGGCCACGAGCGCGGCGCCTTCACCGGCGCGGTGGCGCAGAAGAAGGGTAAGTTCGATCTCGCCGACGGCGGCACGCTCTTTCTGGACGAGATAGGCGACATGTCGCTGAAGACCCAGGCAAAGGTGCTGCGGATCCTGCAGGAGAAGAAGTTCGAGCGGGTGGGGGGCACGAGGACCCTGGAGGTGGACGTCCGCATCGTCGCCGCCACCAACAAGCTCCTTGAGGAGGAGATCAGAAACGGCGGCTTCCGCGAGGACCTCTACTACCGGCTGAACGTGGTCCCCTTCAAGGTTCCCCCCTTGCGGGAACGGCGCGACGACATACCGCTTTTGGCCGGGTACTTCCTGGAGGCCTTCTGCTCGCGGGAGGGGAGGGAGTCGAAAAGGATCGTCCCCGAGGCGATGGAGGCCCTGAAGCGCTACGACTGGCCGGGGAACGTGCGCGAGTTGAAGAACATCGTGGAGCGTCTGGTGATCATGACCCCCGGCGGCACGGTGACCGTCAACCACCTCCCCGACTACATCCGAGGCGATGGCGCGGGGAAGGACGCCGCCGGTGGCAAGCTCGACAGCGTGCTGGAGCTCTCAAGCCTCAGGGAGGCGCGCGAGGAGTTCGAGCGGGAGTTCATCATCCAGAAGCTGGAGGAAAACGACTGGAACGTCTCCAAGACGGCCGAGGCCATCGAGCTTGAGCGGAGCAACCTGCACCGCAAGATCAAGAGCTACGGCATAGACATGAAGAAGTAGCAGGGGCGTCCATGTACTTCAAACTATTCCTGCTGTTCCTCATCGTCCCGGTGATCGAGATCTACCTCTTGATCAAGGTGGGATCGGTCATCGGCGGGGTCGCCACCGTGGCGACGCTTTTGGCGATCAGCCTTTTCGGGGCCTGGCTCATGAAGAGCCAGGGGGGACGGATCCTCACCGAGATCCGCGACGAGCTCTCCCGGGGGAGGCTCCCAGCCGCAAGGATGCTGGACGGCGCCCTCGTCTTCATCGGCGGCGTCCTCCTCGCCACCCCCGGCTTCTTCACCGACTTCCTGGGGATCTTCTTCCTGATCCCGGCCACCCGCCGCGTCATCAAGGGGTGGCTTGGGCTCTGGCTGCAGTCCCGCATCTCCCGGGGGGGCTTCGTGGTAAGGCACCATCGCTGACCGCGCCCGGCATTGCCACGGCACCTCCTCTCACCCGTAACCTCTCCAAAATATTGCACCCATTCCTTTTTCGGCTACAATTTCTGCTGTCGCTTTTTATGTATAGCGAACGGGCCTCGTTTTAATTAGGGTCTCGAACTCTGCCTGGAGCGCAAGCATGTTCCTCGTCGAGCAGTACAAAGGATGTCTGGTAACCGAGCAGGCCGTCGAGATGGTAGAGCGCAAGGGGACCGGGCATCCGGACCAGATCTGCGACTGTGTCATGGATGCCATATCGGTAGCCCTTTCCCGTGCCTACCTGGAAGCGTTCGGCACGGTGCTGCATCACAACATCGACAAGGGGCTGCTCGCGGCGGGGCGCGTGGAGAAGCGCTTTGGCGGCGGAGAGGTGATAGAGCCGATGGAGTTAACCATCGGGGACCGGGCCACCTTCAGTTTCGCCGGCAAGGAGATCCCGGTACGCGAGATCGCCCTGGCTGCGGCCAAAGAGTGGATCGGTAAGAACCTGCGCAACGTCGATCCGGAGCGACACTTGGAGTACCGCATCAAGCTGGCGCCGGGGTCGCAGGAGTTGACCGACATCTTCGCGCGCCAAGGCGAGGTGAGGGGAGCCAACGACACCTCGGCGGCCGTGGGGTACTATCCCCTGAGCCCGACCGAGAAGACGGTCCTCTCACTGGAGAGGGAGCTTAATTCGGAGCGCTTCAAGAAGCTCTTTCCCGAAACCGGCGAGGACGTGAAGGTCATGGGGCTGCGCCGGCGTGACGAGCTGGACCTTACCGTGGCCATGCCGCTTCTGGCGGCAAGGGTCGGGTCGGAGCGGGAGTACTTCGAACGAAAGGAAGCCGTGGCCCATGAGATGAGGCGCTTTCTGCAGGGAGCCCTGCGGAATTTCGCGCGCGTCGACCTGCACTACAACACGCTCGACGAGCCCGGCCGCGGGCTGGGCGGGGTGTACCTGTCGCTTCTTGGGACCTCCGCCGAGGACGCCGATTCGGGGCAGGTGGGGAGGGGGAACCGGGTGAACGGGGTGATTCCCATAGCGAGACCCATAGGCACCGAGGCCGCTGCCGGGAAGAACCCCATGAGCCACGTGGGGAAGATCTACAACATCCTGGCGCACCGGATGGCGCGCGAGATCTGCAATTCCGTGGCGGGGGTGCAGGGGGCGCAGGTGATGCTCTTGAGCCGGATCGGCGACCCGGTGGACCGCCCGCACATGGCCAACGCCCAGCTGGTCATGGAACCGGGGCGGCGGGCGGTGGAGGTGGAGAGGGAGGTCGAGGAGGTCTTCGAGCGCGAGTTTTCGGGGATAAATTCCTTCTGCCTCTTGCTTGCCAAGGGTGCGTTCCCTGTTAGTTGACGCCGCACATTTTGCGCGGCCGCCTTTCATTTATTAGAGGGTACGGTAGACTGTTGTATCAATTCATTAGGAGGAGGGGGGGACATGGCGCTTGATCCGGCAATTCTGAACGAGGCCAACACGACGGAAGACGAGGTCCGCAAGACCATAGCGGAGATCACCAAGGGGGTTTTTTCCACCATGGTGATGCTCGACGTAGTCGATGAGCCCCCTCTCGAAGAGCCTGTGCTGAACTTTCATGAGACTGTTACCAGCATGGTCGGCCTCGCCGGGAGCCACTCCGGCATAGTTGCCATTCATTGTCCCAAGAAGCTCGCCCTCATGGTCACTTCCAACATGCTGGGGATGGAGGTCACCGACGTGGACGAGGACGTAAACGATGCCATGGGGGAGATAGCCAACATGGTGGGGGGCGACGTGAAGCACATCTTCTCCCCCAAGGGGGCCGACATTAACCTTTCCATTCCGACGGTTATCTACGGCAGCGATTATGCGCTGGAGAGCATCTCCAACTCCGATGCGCTGGTTATGCCCTTTGTCTGCGGAGAGGAGCGCTTCCTGCTCTCCTTCAAGATCGGCAAGTAGCGCTCCGGGTCCCGAAGACGGCGCCGCGACCTGAGCCGGAAGGCTAAACGGCACAAAAGGTTGACAAAAGGCGGGTTAGTGGTGAAAAATGAGCACCTGTTGAAACTAGGGGGCACCTGGCGGCGCCGCAGCGCTTCAAGCGCCATCGACACCGCAAGCCCCGACAATTAAAGTGGAGGGTAATTGGACACAATCTTCGTCGAACTGCTGGTCATCGCCATCCTCATACTGCTGAACGGGTTTTTCTCCTGCGCCGAATTCGCCATCATCTCCATCAGAAAGAGCCGCGTAGCGCAACTGGTAGCCCAGGGCGACCAGCGGGCCGCGCTGGTTGAATCCCTGCAGAAGGATCCGCATCGCCTGCTCGCCATCGTACAGATCGGGGTGACCGTGGTGGGATCGACCGCCTCCGCGGTGGGGGGCGTGATAGCGGTCGACTACATCCGCCCCATCCTGCAGGTATCCCCCTTCGCCATGATCCGTAATGCAGCCGAACCTCTCTCCCTCACCATCGTGGTCGCAGTCATCTCCTACCTGCTGCTCATCCTGGGAGAGCTGGTCCCGAAGACCATAGGGCTTCAGTACGCCGACCCGGTGGCGCTCAGGATCGCCAAGACCATCACCTTCCTGGCGAGGATCGCCGGGGTACTGGTATCGGCGCTCAGCTACTCCACCAGGGCCGCGCTGGCCCTGTTCCGGATCAAGGGTGAGGGGAAGGCGTTCATGACGCGCGAGGAGGTGCAGCACATCGTCGCCGAGGGGCACGAAAGCGGCATCTTCAGCGAGACCGAGCATACCTTCATCGACAACCTCTTCGACTTCACCCATACCGCCGTAAGAGAAGTGATGGTCCCCCGCACCAGGGTGGTCGCCTTCGACCTGAACCTCTCCAACGAGGAGATCCTGAACGGGGTGCTGGACAACATGTATTCCCGCTACCCGGTGTACGTGGGGAGCATCGAGGAGACGGTCGGTTTCATCCACGGCAAGGATCTTCTGGGAAGGATGGTGCGCGAGCCCGGTTTCGACATCCGCTCCATCGTCCGTCCCCCCTTCTTCGTCCCCGAGGGGAAGAAGGTGAGCGAGCTCCTGAAGGAGATGCAGAAAACGCGCGTGCACATGGCGTTCGTGGTCGACGAGTACGGCAGCATCAGCGGCATAGTCACCACCGAAGACCTGCTCGAGGAGCTGGTGGGCGAGATCGAGGACGAGCACGACGTCGGGGAGCCGAGCACGGTGCAGATCCTGGCGGACGGGAGCTACCTGGTGGACGCCCTCATCTCCGTTTCCGACCTGGAGGACCTGCTGGAGATGGACCTTGGCGAGGATCTCCCCTTCGACACCCTGGCCGGGCTGATACTGGACCGCATCGGCGGCTTCCCGGAGCAGGGCGAGCAGCTCCAGCTGGGCGAGTACACCCTGACCTGCGAGGAAGTGACCCGTACCGGCATCACCAAGGTGAAGATCGCAAAGACAGGGCCTAGGGACTAGGGGCTGGGGGCTGGAAAATCAGGGAGTAGGGACTAGGGACTGGAAAATCAGGGAATAGGGACTAGGGGGCTAGAGACTGGGAACTGGGGGGAATGAAGTTAGCCCCCAGCCCCCAGCCCCTAGCCCCTGCTTTTTTAGCTTCTGTGAGGCTTTTTCGCCAGCAGGATGGATGTGAGGATGGAGATGGCGAGGGTCCCGACGATGAAACCCAGCGACAGCAGCAGCGGGATCTCCACCACGTCGACGAGAAGCATCTTCGCGCCCACGAAGGCGAGGATGAAGGAGACCCCAAGCTTCAGGTAAACGAACATCTCCATCACGTGGGCCAAGAGGTAGTAAAGGGAGCGCAGCCCCATGATGGCGAAGACGTTGGAGCTGTACACGATGAACGGGTCGTGGGTCACGGCCAAAACTGCGGGTATCGAATCGACGGCGAAGATTACGTCGCTCGATTCGACCACCACCAGGGTCAGAAACAGAGGGGTCGCGGCCCAGACGCCGTGCCTCTTGATGAAGAACCGATCCCCCCAGGTCCTTTTGGTTATGGGCATGAAGCGCCGCACCAGCCGTACCAGCGGATTTTTCTCCGGCTCGACTTCCTCATCCCCCCCGAAGGCCATCTTGATCCCGGTGTAGATCAGGATCCCCCCGAAGATGTAGACCATCCAGTGGAACCGCTCGATCAGCTCGATCCCGACCAGGATGAAGATCCCCCTCATAACCAGCGCGCCGATGATCCCCCATTTCAGGATCTTGGGCTGCTGTGCCTTCGAGATCTTGAAGTAGGAGAAGATCATGATGAAGACGAAGAGGTTGTCGACCGACAGGGACTCCTCGATGAGGTAACCGGTGAAGAATTCCAGCGCCTTCGCCGATCCCATGAAGTACCAGATCCCTGCGTTGAAGGCCATGGCAAGCCCGACCCACACGGTGGTCCAGGCGAGCGCCTCGCGGAACTTGATCTCGTGGCTCTTGCGGTTGAAGACGAACAGGTCCAGCACGAACATTACGGTGATGATGGCCGCGAAGGCAACCCACATCAATTCCCTGGTAGACAAAAAAACCTCCTTTTAACGCCCCATCTGCTCGAGTCTCGCGATCCTCTCTTCCATCGGCGGATGGGTGGAGAAGAGCCTGGCGATCCCCCCCGCGGTGAGGGGATTGACGATGAACATGTGTGCTGTGGCCGGCCGCGCTTCCTGCATCGGGAGCAGGTGTGAGGCCTGGTCCAGCTTTCTCAGCGCGTTGGCGAGCGAGCGGGGGTGGCCGCAAAGCCTCGCTCCCCCCTCGTCGGCCAGGTACTCGCGCGACCTGGAAACCGCAAGCTGGATCAGCATGGCCGCGATCGGCGCCAGGATGGCGAGTGCCAAAGTGCCGATGACGCCTCCCCCTTCCTCGTCGTCGCTTCTGTGCCCGAAGATCGCCGCCCACTGCGCCATGTTCGCCAGCATCGAGATCGCCCCGGCGACGGTGGCCGCTATGGTCGAGATCAGGATGTCGCGGTTTGCGACGTGGCTCAGTTCATGTGCCATCACCCCTTCCAGCTCCTCCGGGGTGAGGATGCGCATGATCCCTTCGGTCGCGGCCACGGCGGCATGATCGGGGTTCCGGCCGGTGGCGAAGGCGTTGGGGCTCTCCGAGGGGATGATGTAGACCCGCGGCATGGGGAGGCCTGCCTGCACGGTGAGCCGCCGGATCATCCCGTAGAAAGCGGGGTTCTCCATCTCGCTGATCTCCCGTGCGCCGTACATGCGCAGTACGATCTTGTCGGAAAACCAGTAGGAAAAAGCGTTCATGGCCAGGGCCATGAAAAACGCCAGGTACATCCCCCCCTGTCCCCCGATCGCTGCGCCGAGCCCGATCATGAGCAGCGTGAGAGAAGTGAGTAAAACGGCAGTCTTGAATCTGTTCATGACGTACCTCCCTTGAGGTTGACTGACAGCTCAAATAAAAAGACCTTTACCCAGGTGCGTCGGCACTGGATAAAGGTCTTGCATGCTCTGACAGTTGTCATCGCCCCGTGTCCGGGCTTTGTCAGCCGTCTTGACGAACACGGGTCGGTTGCCGTGGCAACCGATTGCTACTCCCCTTTACACCTTGAGAAATATAGGTAATGACTGGCACCGTGTCAACCAGAAAGCTTCACCCCCCGATACTGTCGGTCAGCAGGATGGCGTCGGCCAGCTGGCGCATGGAGATCCTGCGGTCCATGGCGAGCCGCTGCATCCTCCTGAAGGCCTCTGCCTCCGAGAGCTTGTCGCGGTCCATCAGGCGCCCCTTGGCCTTTTCTATCACCTTCCTGCTTTCGATGCTCTCCTTCAGGGCCGATACCTCTTCCTTGAGCCGCTCCTCCCGGCGCGCCGCCGCGACGGACAGCACCAGCGCCGCCACCAGTTCCTCTTCCCGCACCGGCTTGGCGAGGATGGTGTACAGCAGCGACTCCCCCCATTTCTGCACCTGCTGCAGCTCGCAGCTCCGGGCGATCATGATGATCGGGACGCCGAGCTGGTCCCAGAGCCTCTTCAC from Citrifermentans bremense harbors:
- a CDS encoding hemolysin family protein, yielding MDTIFVELLVIAILILLNGFFSCAEFAIISIRKSRVAQLVAQGDQRAALVESLQKDPHRLLAIVQIGVTVVGSTASAVGGVIAVDYIRPILQVSPFAMIRNAAEPLSLTIVVAVISYLLLILGELVPKTIGLQYADPVALRIAKTITFLARIAGVLVSALSYSTRAALALFRIKGEGKAFMTREEVQHIVAEGHESGIFSETEHTFIDNLFDFTHTAVREVMVPRTRVVAFDLNLSNEEILNGVLDNMYSRYPVYVGSIEETVGFIHGKDLLGRMVREPGFDIRSIVRPPFFVPEGKKVSELLKEMQKTRVHMAFVVDEYGSISGIVTTEDLLEELVGEIEDEHDVGEPSTVQILADGSYLVDALISVSDLEDLLEMDLGEDLPFDTLAGLILDRIGGFPEQGEQLQLGEYTLTCEEVTRTGITKVKIAKTGPRD
- a CDS encoding O-acetylhomoserine aminocarboxypropyltransferase/cysteine synthase family protein — translated: MKKDWRIETQAIQEGYAPKDGDPRILPIYQSTTFKFSSAEHVAKLFDLEVGGHFYTRLSNPTAEGFESKIAAMEGGVAAMATSSGQAATSMAIMNICRAGQHVVAASTLYGGTYSLFANTFPKMGIEVTFVDPEADEAAIVAAFRPETRALFGETIGNPGLNVLDFEKFSRIAKKMQVPLIIDNTFPTPYLCRPFDHGADIVIHSATKYIDGHATSVGGVIIDSGNFDWGNGKYPEMTEPDSSYHGLKYLETFGKLAYIVKARVQLMRDLGSCPAPMNAFLFNLGLETLPLRMQRHSENALAMAKYLEKHPAVSWVTYPGLESHKSYARSKKYLPKGASGVLTFGIKGGAAAGKKFMESCQLVALVVHVGDARSCVLHPASTTHRQLNEEQQIASGVSPDLIRLSVGIEHIDDLIEDVNQALLESQK
- a CDS encoding sigma-54-dependent transcriptional regulator, whose product is MTETILIVDDEEGIRSSLAGILEDEGYRTVCAADGVEALALCAKELPGLVLLDIWMPKMDGIETLQRLKEAHPFLNVIMMSGHGTIETAVKSTKLGAYDFIEKPLSLEKVVVTVENALAMNRLKEENAALRDQVQQGHEMIGNSLAMLQLSEQIRLVARTNASVLITGENGTGKELVARSVHFHSLRRDKPFIEINCAAIPEELIESELFGHERGAFTGAVAQKKGKFDLADGGTLFLDEIGDMSLKTQAKVLRILQEKKFERVGGTRTLEVDVRIVAATNKLLEEEIRNGGFREDLYYRLNVVPFKVPPLRERRDDIPLLAGYFLEAFCSREGRESKRIVPEAMEALKRYDWPGNVRELKNIVERLVIMTPGGTVTVNHLPDYIRGDGAGKDAAGGKLDSVLELSSLREAREEFEREFIIQKLEENDWNVSKTAEAIELERSNLHRKIKSYGIDMKK
- the htpX gene encoding zinc metalloprotease HtpX, whose amino-acid sequence is MNRFKTAVLLTSLTLLMIGLGAAIGGQGGMYLAFFMALAMNAFSYWFSDKIVLRMYGAREISEMENPAFYGMIRRLTVQAGLPMPRVYIIPSESPNAFATGRNPDHAAVAATEGIMRILTPEELEGVMAHELSHVANRDILISTIAATVAGAISMLANMAQWAAIFGHRSDDEEGGGVIGTLALAILAPIAAMLIQLAVSRSREYLADEGGARLCGHPRSLANALRKLDQASHLLPMQEARPATAHMFIVNPLTAGGIARLFSTHPPMEERIARLEQMGR
- a CDS encoding methionine adenosyltransferase — encoded protein: MFLVEQYKGCLVTEQAVEMVERKGTGHPDQICDCVMDAISVALSRAYLEAFGTVLHHNIDKGLLAAGRVEKRFGGGEVIEPMELTIGDRATFSFAGKEIPVREIALAAAKEWIGKNLRNVDPERHLEYRIKLAPGSQELTDIFARQGEVRGANDTSAAVGYYPLSPTEKTVLSLERELNSERFKKLFPETGEDVKVMGLRRRDELDLTVAMPLLAARVGSEREYFERKEAVAHEMRRFLQGALRNFARVDLHYNTLDEPGRGLGGVYLSLLGTSAEDADSGQVGRGNRVNGVIPIARPIGTEAAAGKNPMSHVGKIYNILAHRMAREICNSVAGVQGAQVMLLSRIGDPVDRPHMANAQLVMEPGRRAVEVEREVEEVFEREFSGINSFCLLLAKGAFPVS
- a CDS encoding chemotaxis protein CheX produces the protein MALDPAILNEANTTEDEVRKTIAEITKGVFSTMVMLDVVDEPPLEEPVLNFHETVTSMVGLAGSHSGIVAIHCPKKLALMVTSNMLGMEVTDVDEDVNDAMGEIANMVGGDVKHIFSPKGADINLSIPTVIYGSDYALESISNSDALVMPFVCGEERFLLSFKIGK
- a CDS encoding pyridoxal phosphate-dependent aminotransferase; translation: MPVADKISGFIAKSSWIRKMFEEGEKLRAEFGADKVYDFTLGNPDVEPPQPFRDEFQKLAKAPVPGMHRYMNNAGYLETRNAVARMLSAASDLPVQGSQVVMTCGAGGALNVVLKTILNPGDEVIILTPYFVEYRFYIDNHGGVPVEVWTDRDTFQLDIAAIGAAINEKTRAIIICSPNNPTGVIYPAESLAALGALVAGKEKELGRQICVISDEPYARISYEGKGVPNIFRYVANSVIVTSHSKDLALPGERIGYLAANPRMKDVEQFMEGAVFSNRVLGFVNAPALMQRLVAGLQHVSVDINAYQEKRDLLYESLTKLGFKMVKPDGAFYFFPKSPLADDIEFVKLAQKHRILLVPGAGFGAPGYFRIAYCVDKGMIERSLPAWAELAREAGLAG
- a CDS encoding ANTAR domain-containing response regulator, which translates into the protein MGKAVLYVRDEELLESLKKRLGELGYAEIIASGSTGGLLGDALELRPEVAVIEYADEEQEMGATVKRLWDQLGVPIIMIARSCELQQVQKWGESLLYTILAKPVREEELVAALVLSVAAARREERLKEEVSALKESIESRKVIEKAKGRLMDRDKLSEAEAFRRMQRLAMDRRISMRQLADAILLTDSIGG
- a CDS encoding FxsA family protein, coding for MYFKLFLLFLIVPVIEIYLLIKVGSVIGGVATVATLLAISLFGAWLMKSQGGRILTEIRDELSRGRLPAARMLDGALVFIGGVLLATPGFFTDFLGIFFLIPATRRVIKGWLGLWLQSRISRGGFVVRHHR
- a CDS encoding TerC family protein, with amino-acid sequence MSTRELMWVAFAAIITVMFVLDLFVFNRKSHEIKFREALAWTTVWVGLAMAFNAGIWYFMGSAKALEFFTGYLIEESLSVDNLFVFIMIFSYFKISKAQQPKILKWGIIGALVMRGIFILVGIELIERFHWMVYIFGGILIYTGIKMAFGGDEEVEPEKNPLVRLVRRFMPITKRTWGDRFFIKRHGVWAATPLFLTLVVVESSDVIFAVDSIPAVLAVTHDPFIVYSSNVFAIMGLRSLYYLLAHVMEMFVYLKLGVSFILAFVGAKMLLVDVVEIPLLLSLGFIVGTLAISILTSILLAKKPHRS